ACCGCCTTCCGTCTTCTCACCGCTCCGTTGATTCTGCATTTCGGGGACATGGAAGGCGAAACCCACGGCTCGGCCCGCTTCGCCACCGACAAGGAAATGGCTCCCCTCGCCCGCGCCGATACCGGCCTGCTGATCGGCCGCGATCCGAAGTCGAAAAAGCTGCTTCGCTATGCCGGCCCGGCCCATCTGCTGACGATGGCACCAACGCGCACCGGCAAGGGCGTGGGAACCATCGTCCCCAACCTGCTCACCGCCGACCGCTCCGTGATCTGCATCGACCCCAAGGGCGAGAATGCAAAAATCGCCGGCCGCGCACGCGAAAAATTCGGGCCGGTCCATGTCCTCGATCCCTTCGCCGTCACCGGCATGACCTCGGCCGCCTTCAATCCGCTCGACATGCTCGATCCGGCCGGCCTCGACGTGGCCGAAGATGCAAGCACGCTGGCCGACGCCCTCGTGTTCGACGAACCGGGCATGGCCGGTGAAGCGCATTGGAACGAGGAAGCCAAGGCCATCATTGCCGGCCTCATCCTCCATATCGCCACCGTGGAGCCGCGCGACAGGCGAAACCTCGCCACCCTGCGCGACTATCTCACGCTCGCCCCCGAAGCCTTCGCCGCGCTCCTGAAGGACATGCAGGCGTCAACCGCCGCCGCCGGCCTGGTTGCCCGCGCTGCAAATCGCCACCTCGGCAAATCCGACCGGGAAGCCGCCGGCGTCCTCTCGGCCGCGCAGCGCCATACCCATTTTCTCGACAGCCCGCGCATGACCGTCGTGCTCGGCCGATCGGATTTCCGCTTTGCCGATCTCAAGCGCCGCAACGTCTCCGTCTTCCTCGTCCTGCCACCCGATCGGCTCGCCACCTATTCGCGCTGGCTGCGCCTGCTCGTCGCGCAAAGCCTCACCGACATGGCACGCGATCCGGCCAAGCCGGCAACGCCAGTCCTCTATCTGCTCGATGAGTTCGCCGCCCTCGGCCACCTGGCTCCCGTCGAACGTGCCATGGGCCTCATGGCCGGTTACGGCGTCCAGCTCTGGCCGATCCTTCAGGACGTTCACCAGCTCCGCGCCACCTACGGGCAGCGCGCCGGAACCTTCCTGTCAAACGCCGGCGTCCTGCAAGTCTTCGGCGTCAACGATCATGACAGCGCCCGCCTTGTCTCCGATCTGCTCGGACAGGAAACCGTGGTGTTCCAGACCATGAGCCGCGCCCTCGATGCCGCAGAAAGCGGCATCACCTACGGCGAGCAACACATAGCCCGCGCGCTGCTGACCCCGGACGAGGTTCGCAACCTGCCGCAGAATCTCGAATTGCTGTTCCTCGCCGGGCAACGGCCGATCGTCGCCGGCAAGCTCGCCTATTACGCCGATGCAGAGTTCAGGGGGCTATATGACGCTGCCTGAACGCCTCGCCCATCTGCCCGACAGGAAGCGCCGAGAGCTGGAACGCGCGGCGCAAATCCTGTTCGGTGAATTTGAAGATTCCGTGAAAACCAAGCTCTCCGAGAAAGGCAGGCGCGGCCGTATCCTCAAGCTGATCCTGTTCGGAAGCTATGCGCGCAGCGATTGGGTCGAAGATCGCAAGAGCGGCTATCGCTCCGACTATGATTTGCTCGTCGTCGTCAATTACGAGACTTTTGGGGAGCAACATGAATCCTGGGAAAAGGCCGCTGAACGATTCTTGCAAGAACTGACCATCACCCGCCGGTTCTCCGCGCCGGTGAACTTCATCGTCCATACCTATCAGGACTTGAACGACCAGCTCGCCCACGGCCGCCCCTTCTTCGTGGATATAGCCCGCGACGGTATCGTGCTTTATGAGGCCCCCGGCTTCCCTCTCGTTGAACCGAAGCCGCTAGAGCCGGAGGTTGCCAAGGCCGAAGCGCGACGACATTTCGACCATTGGTTTCCCAATGCC
This genomic window from Roseateles sp. XES5 contains:
- a CDS encoding type IV secretory system conjugative DNA transfer family protein, translating into MIQTRLAWAAFKNMLRAAIHNPLWAFLSLIAMPFRVWKPLLQSFFILFIILFVVGLGGRMVLRDFGGFGPGSIPVIAWDFVTLLIMAATAFRLLTAPLILHFGDMEGETHGSARFATDKEMAPLARADTGLLIGRDPKSKKLLRYAGPAHLLTMAPTRTGKGVGTIVPNLLTADRSVICIDPKGENAKIAGRAREKFGPVHVLDPFAVTGMTSAAFNPLDMLDPAGLDVAEDASTLADALVFDEPGMAGEAHWNEEAKAIIAGLILHIATVEPRDRRNLATLRDYLTLAPEAFAALLKDMQASTAAAGLVARAANRHLGKSDREAAGVLSAAQRHTHFLDSPRMTVVLGRSDFRFADLKRRNVSVFLVLPPDRLATYSRWLRLLVAQSLTDMARDPAKPATPVLYLLDEFAALGHLAPVERAMGLMAGYGVQLWPILQDVHQLRATYGQRAGTFLSNAGVLQVFGVNDHDSARLVSDLLGQETVVFQTMSRALDAAESGITYGEQHIARALLTPDEVRNLPQNLELLFLAGQRPIVAGKLAYYADAEFRGLYDAA
- a CDS encoding HEPN domain-containing protein, with amino-acid sequence MTLPERLAHLPDRKRRELERAAQILFGEFEDSVKTKLSEKGRRGRILKLILFGSYARSDWVEDRKSGYRSDYDLLVVVNYETFGEQHESWEKAAERFLQELTITRRFSAPVNFIVHTYQDLNDQLAHGRPFFVDIARDGIVLYEAPGFPLVEPKPLEPEVAKAEARRHFDHWFPNASVFLDLAKRAMEDGHDRQAAFLLHQASEGLYHCVLTVLTLYSPKSHKLTFLRSQAERIAPQLIEAWPRDTRFAKRCFTRLDRAYVGARYSPAYEITGEELAWLVDRVKALQETVATICAERLAET